From one Anopheles bellator chromosome 1, idAnoBellAS_SP24_06.2, whole genome shotgun sequence genomic stretch:
- the LOC131207602 gene encoding protein Rae1, with protein MFGTQALAANTGFGNPTATTTSNPMKDFEVTSPPEDTVSAMEFSPATLQQNFLIAGSWDCSVRCWEVEQSGKTVPKSIKTMGGPVLDVCWADDASKVFIASTDKQVKCWDLASDQVVQVAQHDAAVKTCHWVKGTSYTCLMTGSWDKTLKFWDTRTPQPMMSIQLPERCYCADVDYPMAVVGTAGRHVLIYSLENKPTQFKQQESPLKYQHRTVSVFRDKKKAPTGYALGSIEGRVAIQYVSPLNPKDNFTFKCHRSNGSTGYQDIYAVNDIAFHPLHGTLATVGSDGTFSFWDKDARTKLKSSETIDQSITKCCFNSNGQIFAYAVGYDWSKGHEYYNPQKKTYIFLRSCFEELKPRVSS; from the coding sequence ATGTTCGGCACACAAGCCCTCGCTGCCAATACGGGCTTTGGCAACCCCACCGCAACCACGACCAGCAACCCGATGAAGGATTTCGAAGTGACCTCACCGCCCGAGGACACCGTTTCGGCGATGGAATTCAGCCCGGCTACGCTGCAGCAGAATTTTCTGATCGCCGGCAGCTGGGATTGTAGCGTGCGTTGCTGGGAAGTGGAGCAGTCCGGCAAGACGGTTCCCAAGTCGATCAAAACGATGGGTGGCCCGGTGCTGGATGTGTGCTGGGCGGACGATGCCAGCAAGGTGTTCATCGCGTCGACCGACAAGCAAGTCAAGTGCTGGGACCTGGCCTCCGATCAGGTCGTCCAGGTGGCCCAGCACGATGCTGCGGTGAAGACGTGCCATTGGGTGAAGGGAACTAGCTACACGTGTCTGATGACGGGTTCGTGGGACAAAACGCTCAAGTTCTGGGACACCCGGACGCCGCAGCCGATGATGTCGATCCAGCTGCCGGAGCGTTGCTATTGTGCCGACGTCGACTACCCGATGGCGGTCGTCGGGACTGCCGGGCGCCACGTGCTGATCTACTCGCtcgaaaacaaaccgacccAGTTCAAGCAACAGGAGAGCCCGCTCAAGTACCAGCACCGgaccgtgtccgtgttccgCGACAAAAAGAAGGCTCCCACCGGATACGCACTCGGTAGTATCGAGGGGCGCGTTGCCATCCAGTACGTCAGCCCGCTGAACCCGAAAGACAACTTTACCTTCAAATGTCACCGCTCGAATGGTTCGACCGGCTACCAGGACATTTACGCCGTGAACGACATCGCTTTCCACCCTCTGCACGGCACGCTGGCAACGGTCGGATCCGACGGAACGTTCAGCTTCTGGGATAAGGACGCCCGCACGAAGCTGAAATCTTCAGAAACCATCGACCAGTCGATCACCAAGTGTTGCTTCAACAGCAACGGCCAGATCTTTGCGTACGCCGTCGGATACGACTGGTCGAAGGGCCACGAGTACTACAATCCGCAAAAGAAAACGtacattttccttcgctcgtGCTTCGAAGAACTAAAGCCCCGCGTTTCCAGCTAA
- the LOC131206529 gene encoding LOW QUALITY PROTEIN: protein aurora borealis (The sequence of the model RefSeq protein was modified relative to this genomic sequence to represent the inferred CDS: substituted 1 base at 1 genomic stop codon), whose product MDSDSFLTPRKLLQNALARTSSRQSMTSSPSMMAVGTPRATSSSRFNLLPVMHTPPSRILHGRVVNPFEPHLSDRLHLPMIGSPSLFNRPSTPQNSSLSQFEWTIDELSSLGPANVEPHETQFHETPDPAVEARVQAAISSYFKEHSIVPSPIDSHLRGQKIVLSKQSVDPGTPCVRSGRKQCIGVAQTVLTFPPTLPTEVEDVLSKFLTFNEDQQQKHDVSLDASSASSSIDHDARDASLRRKLFSIFNPNEDAGTSDADATGPLSDSLEDIDLLALSPAPISPEVMVGSGERDSFQQDMKRSRYYGSREMLCNGDISLSPVIESEDESSFGALSPISKTSLSPPEPTNSHDLHHSDVDAIYRSTPEPSACSPRDALYFSLQQNESQQGXFGSIKHTELTDVLADASLFNDCDTVTSSSLELSQKSQHSMTPLRRLRRKENLRTNRKNLSQSFMLETPKEESVQGPLHGTSEGLFAKHGLLKELPPITEISGAVREKVLHAVNFYRTDSGFNEESQCNDLSDVSMLSEDFRSTPGKKPHKFGGDLHALSSQATKSCNHGSSPTLRL is encoded by the exons ATGGATTCGGACAGCTTTCTGACGCCGCGGAAACTGTTGCAAAACGCACTGGCAAGGACGTCGTCTCGCCAGTCGATGACCTCTTCCCCATCGATGATGGCCGTCGGCACGCCGCGCGCGACCTCCAGCAGCCGGTTCAACTTGCTCCCAGTGATGCACACACCACCTTCACGCATATTACACGGTCGCGTCGTGAATCCCTTCGAACCGCATCTTTCCGATCGGCTGCATCTGCCGATGATCGGCAGCCCGTCTCTGTTTAACCGTCCGAGCACACCGCAAAACAGCAGCCTGAGCCAGTTCGAGTGGACGATCGACGAATTGTCGTCGCTGGGGCCGGCCAACGTTGAGCCCCACGAAACGCAGTTCCACGAAACACCGGATCCGGCGGTGGAGGCCCGAGTGCAAGCGGCCATCAGCAGCTACTTCAAGGAGCACAGCATCGTTCCCAGCCCGATCGATAGTCATCTGCGGGGCCAGAAAATAGTCCTTTCCAAACAAAGCGTCGATCCCGGTACGCCCTGTGTGCGTTCGGGGCGGAAACAGTGCATCGGAGTGGCCCAGACTGTCCTAACGTTTCCCCCCACACTACCCACGGAGGTGGAGGATGTTTTGAGCAAGTTTCTTACGTTCAACGAG GATCAACAGCAGAAGCACGATGTGTCGCTTGACGCATCTTCCGCCAGCAGTAGCATCGATCACGATGCTCGCGATGCTTCCTTGCGGCGCAAGTTGTTTAGCATTTTCAATCCCAACGAAGACGCCGGAACAAGTGATGCCGATGCAACGGGTCCGCTTTCTGACTCGCTAGAAGATATCGATCTTCTAGCACTCAGCCCGGCACCTATCTCACCGGAGGTGATGGTTGGAAGTGGGGAAAGGGACAGTTTTCAGCAAGACATGAAACGCTCTCGATACTATGGTTCCCGGGAAATGCTCTGCAACGGTGACATCTCTCTCAGTCCCGTGATCGAGAGTGAGGATGAAAGCTCTTTCGGTGCTCTGTCGCCGATCTCGAAGACTTCGCTCAGTCCACCAGAGCCGACTAACTCGCACGATCTGCACCATTCGGACGTGGACGCTATCTATCGGAGCACTCCGGAACCGTCAGCTTGCAGCCCGAGGGACGCTCTGTACTTTTCGCTgcagcaaaacgaaagccaGCAAGGTTAGTTCG GTTCTATTAAACACACCGAGCTGACGGACGTATTGGCTGACGCGAGCCTTTTCAACGATTGCGACACAGTGACCAGCTCGTCGCTAGAGTTGTCTCAAAAATCGCAACATTCCATGACACCGCTGCGGCGCTtgcgaaggaaagaaaacctGCGCACTAACCGTAAAAATCTGTCTCAATCTTTCATGCTAGAAACGCCAAAGGAGGAATCTGTGCAGGGACCTTTGCACGGAACCAGCGAAGGTTTGTTCGCGAAACACGGACTCCTGAAGGAACTGCCACCGATAACTGAAATCAGTGGCGCAGTTCGGGAGAAGGTGCTGCACGCTGTAAATTTCTATCGCACCGACAGTGGGTTCAACGAGGAAAGTCAATGCAATGACTTGTCGGATGTTTCGATGCTTTCCGAAGACTTTCGAAGCACGCCGGGAAAAAAGCCGCACAAATTTGGTGGCGACCTACACGCCCTATCTAGCCAGGCCACTAAGAGCTGCAATCATGGTTCCTCACCAACTCTAAGACTGTAA
- the LOC131207631 gene encoding NADH dehydrogenase [ubiquinone] 1 beta subcomplex subunit 3 → MGHGHGHGPPYKVPDASIYKVADAPQLEEVERALARRGLKDPWLRNEVWRYNVAQFSTHRARLVTFLFKGFPLGFAAFVATLGVEYALGVDYHAGHGHGNGHGDEKSHH, encoded by the coding sequence ATGGGCCACGGGCATGGTCACGGTCCACCGTACAAGGTGCCGGATGCATCGATCTATAAGGTGGCTGATGCTCCGCAGTTGGAGGAAGTTGAGCGTGCCCTGGCGCGCCGCGGCCTGAAGGACCCGTGGCTGAGGAACGAAGTGTGGCGCTACAATGTGGCCCAGTTCTCTACCCATCGTGCGAGGCTCGTTACGTTCCTGTTCAAGGGATTTCCGCTCGGTTTTGCTGCCTTCGTTGCTACGCTCGGTGTAGAGTACGCACTCGGTGTCGACTATCACGCAGGTCACGGACACGGCAACGGACATGGTGATGAAAAGAGCCACCACTAA